In the genome of Nitrospira sp. MA-1, one region contains:
- a CDS encoding tetratricopeptide repeat protein has protein sequence MGYKIKDLSNKSPMVEQAQFLSSKERFLFFVEENRALVWGGIFLVLAVIVAIVTMGWLNQTNQEHAWELEGQAQTIYLNRPLDDVKKGQENIQKASSLFKDILEQFPGTPSAGVSSFLLGNSMMEEKNYQGAIEVYTSWIKEYGQDHIFVGLVQQRLGFAYLLNGDRESALKAFDAVLADPHSLNKDQVVFELAKIAEADENTAEAVGQYKKVIQEFPLSPFASEAALRVKVLAPEEAKDSPSSETGELDGIEKSSPEAPQVQDKGEGK, from the coding sequence ATGGGATATAAAATTAAAGACCTTTCTAATAAATCTCCTATGGTGGAGCAAGCTCAGTTTCTATCGAGTAAAGAACGGTTTTTGTTTTTTGTGGAGGAGAATCGGGCTCTGGTATGGGGAGGAATTTTTCTTGTTCTGGCTGTGATCGTGGCGATTGTGACGATGGGTTGGCTCAATCAAACTAATCAAGAGCATGCATGGGAACTAGAAGGTCAGGCGCAAACGATCTATTTGAATCGTCCACTAGATGATGTCAAAAAGGGACAAGAGAATATTCAAAAAGCTTCAAGCCTGTTCAAGGACATCCTTGAGCAATTTCCTGGGACGCCCAGCGCCGGAGTCTCCTCATTTTTATTAGGCAACAGTATGATGGAGGAGAAAAATTATCAAGGGGCGATAGAGGTGTATACTTCGTGGATCAAAGAGTATGGGCAAGATCATATTTTCGTCGGATTAGTCCAGCAGCGATTGGGGTTTGCCTATTTACTTAATGGCGATCGAGAGTCCGCCCTAAAGGCATTTGATGCCGTGCTGGCCGATCCTCATTCGTTAAATAAAGACCAGGTCGTTTTTGAGCTGGCGAAGATTGCAGAGGCTGATGAAAATACTGCTGAAGCGGTTGGGCAGTATAAAAAGGTTATCCAGGAATTTCCTTTATCTCCGTTTGCGTCGGAAGCTGCCCTCCGGGTGAAAGTGTTGGCACCGGAAGAAGCTAAAGATTCTCCTTCCTCGGAAACGGGTGAACTGGACGGGATTGAGAAGAGCAGTCCTGAAGCCCCACAGGTTCAGGATAAAGGAGAGGGGAAATAG
- a CDS encoding LysM peptidoglycan-binding domain-containing protein — MNHLDKTLQVQRFSISLRPAAIASNLLFGSSVILITLALCPQPSLGEPSFTPSNDSTEEMTFNYAIAHSHPHQSTSIETQTSPNSTIQNNQQSSILIDQTEKQTPGMTGLSSEDPSNPSSVDDLAQTPSQQIPSSDTGKHITPSSADVSQKPNTSEDQRIFLSGENTLEALNAQTGFSINSSTKLRFYPADSSEQRSQIVLARFAKAFDQAWESTPLRKPGAYGTIPLVLNDSVEKNLEYFQYGIHDRFQSYLDRFHHYRDLVEPVFHELGLPPELMYLSLVESGFNPRAFSRSRASGPWQFMKATGRVYGLDVDWYLDERRDPIKSTVAAAHHLRDLYDQFGSWPLALGAYNAGSGKISRAIKKTGTRDFWKIRQTRHIRRETKDYVPRFIAATLIAQNPTAYGFSTPDGDRHEFEEVLITKRVHLSAVTQQTGIPVEELRRLNPELRRSIVPSLTGPGYYLKVPLGMASLVEELHPTLTVWIQPPPPPTEWHTVRRGESLSVVAKRYRMKVSQLKDMNNLRSNIIRVGTKLRVRGEVDDDYADSEITWYRVRSGDSLGSIATRFRQSVNALMRMNNISSHIIHPGDRLRVKGNPSVSPSNKNDSKWYKVRRGDSLWTIAQQFRMSVNDLRALNNLSSSIIQAGHMLMVSQ; from the coding sequence ATGAATCACTTAGATAAAACATTACAGGTTCAGCGTTTCTCCATTTCTCTGCGACCGGCTGCCATTGCCAGCAATCTCCTCTTTGGATCCAGTGTCATTTTGATCACGTTGGCTCTCTGCCCACAACCATCTCTCGGCGAACCCTCGTTCACCCCTTCAAATGACTCCACAGAGGAAATGACATTTAATTATGCTATTGCACATAGCCACCCTCACCAAAGCACCTCAATTGAGACCCAAACGTCTCCGAATAGCACCATTCAAAACAATCAGCAATCATCTATTCTGATAGATCAAACTGAGAAACAAACTCCAGGTATGACAGGGTTATCTTCCGAAGACCCTTCGAACCCGTCTTCTGTAGATGATCTGGCTCAAACACCCTCACAGCAAATCCCATCATCGGATACCGGAAAACACATTACTCCCTCATCCGCTGATGTTTCCCAGAAACCTAACACTTCAGAAGACCAACGGATCTTTTTGTCTGGCGAAAACACGCTTGAAGCCCTAAACGCTCAAACTGGGTTCTCAATCAACTCCTCTACCAAATTACGTTTTTACCCTGCTGACTCATCTGAGCAACGGTCGCAGATTGTCCTAGCCCGATTCGCCAAGGCGTTTGACCAAGCATGGGAATCCACCCCGCTGAGAAAACCAGGGGCATATGGAACCATTCCCCTTGTACTGAACGATTCGGTAGAGAAAAATCTTGAATATTTTCAGTATGGGATTCATGATCGATTTCAATCCTATCTCGATCGCTTTCATCATTATCGAGACCTTGTGGAACCCGTTTTTCATGAACTAGGCCTCCCACCGGAACTCATGTATCTTTCACTCGTTGAAAGTGGGTTCAACCCTCGTGCATTTTCTCGATCCCGTGCCTCAGGCCCCTGGCAATTTATGAAAGCGACTGGTCGTGTGTATGGCCTTGACGTCGACTGGTATTTAGATGAACGGCGGGATCCTATTAAATCCACAGTAGCCGCCGCTCATCATCTTCGTGATTTATATGACCAGTTTGGCTCTTGGCCTCTCGCCCTCGGAGCGTACAATGCAGGAAGTGGAAAGATTTCACGGGCCATCAAAAAAACAGGAACCCGTGATTTTTGGAAAATTCGACAGACACGGCACATAAGACGGGAAACCAAAGACTATGTGCCTCGCTTTATTGCGGCGACCCTTATCGCACAAAATCCAACGGCCTATGGATTTAGTACTCCTGACGGCGATCGCCATGAATTTGAGGAAGTCCTGATTACGAAACGCGTGCATCTTTCAGCCGTTACACAACAAACAGGAATTCCGGTTGAGGAACTCCGACGACTCAACCCGGAACTTCGACGAAGCATCGTGCCCAGTCTTACGGGTCCAGGCTACTACCTGAAAGTACCCCTCGGCATGGCTTCATTGGTCGAAGAACTGCATCCGACACTCACCGTCTGGATCCAACCTCCTCCTCCTCCAACGGAATGGCATACGGTCAGACGAGGTGAGAGTTTATCGGTAGTAGCCAAACGATACAGAATGAAAGTTAGTCAACTGAAAGACATGAATAATTTGCGGAGCAATATCATACGAGTAGGAACCAAACTCCGAGTTCGTGGAGAAGTTGATGACGATTACGCTGATTCTGAAATCACCTGGTATCGCGTCAGGTCCGGGGATTCTCTTGGAAGCATTGCGACTCGGTTTCGACAATCCGTGAACGCACTGATGCGGATGAACAATATCTCCAGCCACATCATTCATCCAGGTGACCGGTTGCGGGTAAAAGGAAATCCTTCGGTCAGCCCGTCGAACAAAAACGACTCTAAATGGTATAAGGTCAGGCGTGGAGATAGTTTATGGACGATTGCCCAACAATTCAGAATGAGCGTGAACGATTTGCGAGCGCTCAATAATCTCTCTTCCAGCATTATTCAGGCTGGCCACATGTTGATGGTGAGCCAATAA
- a CDS encoding 4a-hydroxytetrahydrobiopterin dehydratase, producing the protein MSLADNTCVPCRGGVPPLEPGKIQDLLGQLETGWTLNAQGHIEKTYTFDNFADALAFTNRVGNVAELEGHHPDIYLAWGKCKVEIWTHKIQGLTESDFYLAAKADRAFHLPAAH; encoded by the coding sequence ATGAGCCTAGCAGATAATACATGCGTGCCATGTCGTGGGGGCGTACCGCCGTTGGAACCTGGGAAAATCCAGGACCTGTTAGGTCAATTGGAGACTGGATGGACCCTAAATGCTCAAGGTCATATTGAAAAAACATATACCTTTGACAATTTTGCAGATGCCTTGGCTTTTACTAATCGAGTGGGCAATGTTGCCGAACTTGAGGGCCATCATCCTGATATCTATTTGGCCTGGGGCAAATGCAAAGTAGAAATTTGGACCCACAAAATTCAAGGCCTCACGGAAAGTGACTTTTATTTAGCTGCCAAGGCGGATCGTGCCTTTCACCTTCCTGCTGCCCACTGA
- a CDS encoding DUF2024 family protein, protein MNQSSNTVKVFDTWVQGKTGTIHFDVMTTDEDTALRLAKTYLASLGEAEAVITTEECRFCHNEPLAFFSQTQQQEFTQIGGFILPMPS, encoded by the coding sequence ATGAACCAATCCTCAAATACCGTCAAAGTCTTTGATACCTGGGTGCAAGGAAAAACTGGCACCATTCACTTTGACGTCATGACAACAGATGAAGATACCGCTCTTCGATTAGCCAAAACCTATCTTGCCAGCCTGGGTGAAGCGGAGGCCGTCATCACAACAGAAGAATGCCGATTTTGCCATAATGAACCCCTCGCCTTTTTCTCTCAAACCCAGCAACAGGAGTTTACCCAAATTGGAGGTTTTATCCTTCCTATGCCTTCCTGA
- a CDS encoding acyloxyacyl hydrolase gives MTVWLTVIFSGLAHTKETELLSVGIRGGINSETLGIPPTEKEDFEQYDVFAVVGTPWSWDFSSGWDIRFRLNVSAGTLRAAGDSGFIGEVGPGLAFSKPSWRFTFDIGGGAAYLSEEKYGRQDIGGPVQIIGHGGITYHLPWRISAGYRFHHMSDAAIYGSNNRGVDLHMLELSYRF, from the coding sequence ATGACGGTGTGGCTTACGGTAATTTTTTCGGGCTTGGCCCACACAAAAGAGACGGAATTACTTTCCGTTGGGATACGAGGAGGGATCAATTCTGAAACGTTAGGCATTCCACCCACCGAAAAGGAAGATTTCGAGCAATACGACGTGTTTGCCGTGGTTGGAACTCCTTGGAGTTGGGATTTTTCTTCTGGATGGGATATCCGTTTCAGGCTGAATGTTTCTGCCGGAACGTTGAGAGCGGCAGGAGACTCAGGGTTTATCGGGGAGGTCGGCCCTGGGCTTGCGTTTTCGAAGCCAAGTTGGAGATTCACCTTCGATATTGGCGGTGGCGCGGCGTATCTGAGCGAGGAAAAATATGGCCGACAGGATATTGGCGGACCCGTTCAAATTATCGGGCATGGTGGCATTACCTATCATCTTCCCTGGAGGATATCCGCCGGATATCGGTTTCATCATATGTCAGATGCCGCAATATACGGGAGCAATAATCGCGGAGTGGATCTGCACATGCTTGAACTCAGCTACCGGTTCTGA
- the sthA gene encoding Si-specific NAD(P)(+) transhydrogenase: MTSPIPFDLIVIGSGPAGQKAAIQGAKAGKQVALIEQTREVGGACVYQGTIPSKTLRESALQMVRFLQATEVFEFRMRDDVKITNLMTRLDRVVRAHGKFMKDQLTRNGIDCFHGRAGFVSDHEVRIQKIDGTAALVTAPIIIVATGSRPRVPDNIPIDHEHILDSDSILSLVYLPKSLTVLGGGVIASEYASIFALLGVYVTMVDTADRPLKFLDQELTDEFCEAFEKTGGHYRGGQKIATVQWDGCSKVTTVLESGETLESEKVLVALGRVSNLEHLHLQATGIQPTTRGLIPVNHHCQTTVPHIYAVGDVIGPPSLASCSMEQGRRAVCHALGLNPGVAPEHIPMGIYTIPEMSSVGLSEQEATAKYGGATVGRARFHEIARGQISGMTHGLLKMIADPKGEQLLGIHIVGEGATELIHIGQMGLLHNMPIDRFIDNIFNFPTLAETYRVAALDIAKQRQH; the protein is encoded by the coding sequence ATGACGTCTCCTATCCCATTTGATCTGATTGTGATCGGCAGCGGCCCGGCAGGGCAAAAAGCTGCTATTCAAGGCGCCAAAGCGGGAAAGCAGGTGGCCCTCATCGAGCAAACCCGCGAGGTGGGCGGGGCGTGCGTCTATCAGGGAACCATTCCCAGTAAAACCTTGCGGGAAAGTGCCCTTCAAATGGTGCGATTTCTCCAGGCAACTGAGGTCTTTGAATTCCGCATGCGCGACGATGTCAAAATCACCAACCTGATGACCCGCTTGGACCGGGTCGTGCGCGCGCATGGCAAGTTTATGAAGGACCAACTCACCCGTAATGGTATTGACTGCTTTCATGGTCGCGCTGGCTTTGTGTCCGACCATGAAGTGCGAATCCAAAAAATTGACGGCACTGCCGCCCTCGTCACGGCTCCGATTATCATTGTCGCCACCGGCTCACGCCCACGCGTTCCTGATAATATTCCCATTGACCACGAACATATTCTGGACAGCGACTCCATTCTCTCCCTCGTCTATTTACCGAAATCCCTGACTGTGTTGGGGGGTGGTGTGATTGCCAGTGAATACGCCTCCATTTTTGCTTTACTGGGAGTGTACGTCACCATGGTGGATACGGCGGACCGCCCACTCAAATTTTTGGATCAAGAACTCACCGATGAATTTTGTGAAGCGTTTGAGAAAACCGGAGGGCACTATCGGGGCGGACAAAAAATCGCCACCGTCCAGTGGGACGGATGCTCTAAGGTGACGACCGTTTTAGAAAGTGGTGAAACGCTGGAAAGTGAAAAGGTGCTGGTGGCTCTCGGACGAGTGTCCAATCTGGAACATTTACATTTACAAGCCACCGGGATACAGCCGACGACTCGTGGGCTCATTCCGGTCAACCACCACTGCCAAACTACGGTTCCCCATATCTATGCCGTCGGTGACGTCATCGGCCCCCCGTCGCTGGCATCCTGCTCCATGGAACAGGGCCGACGTGCTGTCTGTCATGCCTTAGGTCTCAACCCCGGCGTCGCTCCTGAGCATATCCCCATGGGAATCTATACCATTCCTGAAATGTCCAGCGTGGGATTAAGCGAACAGGAAGCCACCGCCAAATATGGCGGAGCGACCGTGGGAAGGGCCAGATTTCATGAAATTGCGCGTGGACAGATCTCCGGCATGACCCATGGATTGCTCAAAATGATCGCTGACCCGAAAGGCGAACAACTGTTAGGCATTCATATCGTGGGAGAGGGAGCGACCGAACTGATTCATATCGGCCAAATGGGCTTGCTCCACAATATGCCCATCGACCGATTTATTGACAACATTTTCAACTTCCCGACCCTCGCCGAAACCTACCGGGTCGCCGCACTCGACATCGCCAAACAACGCCAACACTGA
- a CDS encoding HDOD domain-containing protein, with amino-acid sequence MAHSTPTPLAQEERETLRSFIADQLERGNLDLPLLPVVANRVLLLSNDPNADASQLSSLIQQDQALAGQILRIANSPAYASRTPIVSLQQAITWLGLTMLAGLAFSVSVQNGVFHTTGYEPEVRNLWRHALATGLFGKEIARRIRHNVENAFLCGLLHTIGKPAILHLLSQSPGNSVEPFSWITVESLFEEFHGMAGSKLAAVWQLPDPVQETIRYYQDDQYHQAISPTKGAMITCLAHHLASVMLENSTHDENSLLTLPVVQDLNFYPEDMTALLELGETVKASVECFLP; translated from the coding sequence ATGGCTCACTCAACACCCACCCCTCTTGCACAGGAAGAGAGGGAAACCCTTCGTTCCTTTATCGCCGATCAATTGGAACGAGGGAATCTGGATCTCCCGCTTTTGCCCGTCGTGGCGAATCGGGTTCTTCTGCTTTCAAACGATCCGAATGCCGACGCCTCACAGCTATCTTCATTGATTCAACAGGACCAAGCACTAGCCGGACAGATCCTCCGCATTGCTAATTCCCCTGCCTATGCTTCTCGCACCCCTATCGTCTCGCTTCAACAAGCTATCACATGGTTGGGGTTAACGATGTTGGCCGGGTTAGCATTTTCAGTTTCGGTTCAAAACGGTGTCTTTCATACGACCGGCTATGAACCAGAAGTACGGAACCTCTGGCGGCATGCCTTGGCCACAGGGCTTTTCGGGAAAGAAATCGCCAGACGCATCCGTCATAATGTGGAAAACGCCTTTTTGTGCGGGCTCCTGCATACCATCGGGAAACCCGCCATTCTCCATCTTCTCTCACAATCTCCCGGGAACTCAGTGGAACCGTTTTCCTGGATCACGGTTGAATCCCTCTTCGAAGAGTTTCATGGTATGGCAGGTTCCAAATTGGCCGCTGTCTGGCAACTACCCGATCCGGTTCAGGAAACCATCCGCTACTACCAGGACGACCAGTACCACCAAGCCATTTCCCCCACAAAGGGAGCCATGATCACCTGCCTTGCTCATCATTTGGCCTCTGTCATGCTTGAGAATTCAACGCATGACGAGAATAGCCTGCTCACACTTCCTGTCGTGCAGGATCTGAATTTTTACCCTGAAGACATGACGGCCCTTCTGGAATTGGGCGAGACCGTCAAGGCAAGTGTGGAGTGTTTTTTGCCATGA
- a CDS encoding SDR family NAD(P)-dependent oxidoreductase, with translation MKRLEGKIAVVTGSSSGIGKAIALRFGEEGATVVVAARRVDLCHQTVAQITEAGGSAFAQQTDISQEAQVDALMQETIARYGRIDILVNNAGLVGGGRVADTSTKMFDEVVGTNLRGTFFCCRAGFQQMKRQGGGLIINISSVAGIQAWAGTGIYSASKHGIMALTKSLADEGRAFHIKVSAICPGGVADELVDATPEEILDSEKIDPYDVAGTAVFLATLGYHTVVHQVVLDRLGADW, from the coding sequence ATGAAACGGCTAGAAGGTAAAATCGCGGTGGTCACGGGAAGCAGCAGCGGGATTGGCAAAGCCATTGCCCTTCGATTCGGAGAAGAGGGGGCAACGGTGGTCGTCGCTGCCAGACGGGTAGATTTGTGTCATCAAACGGTGGCGCAAATTACAGAGGCTGGCGGAAGCGCCTTCGCGCAACAAACCGATATCAGTCAGGAAGCACAAGTTGACGCGTTGATGCAGGAGACGATTGCCCGCTATGGGCGAATCGATATTCTGGTGAATAATGCCGGGCTGGTTGGAGGAGGACGGGTGGCTGACACATCCACAAAAATGTTTGATGAGGTGGTGGGGACCAATTTGCGGGGGACCTTTTTCTGTTGTCGAGCCGGATTTCAACAAATGAAAAGGCAAGGAGGCGGGCTCATCATTAATATCTCCAGTGTAGCCGGGATTCAGGCCTGGGCAGGAACAGGCATCTACAGCGCCTCAAAGCATGGCATCATGGCCTTGACCAAGTCGCTGGCTGATGAAGGGCGGGCATTTCATATCAAAGTGAGTGCGATCTGCCCCGGTGGTGTGGCAGATGAATTGGTGGATGCGACGCCTGAAGAAATCCTCGATAGTGAAAAGATTGATCCCTATGATGTCGCCGGAACGGCGGTGTTTTTGGCGACCTTGGGATACCATACGGTTGTGCATCAGGTTGTATTGGATCGGCTAGGGGCTGATTGGTAA
- the mcrC gene encoding 5-methylcytosine-specific restriction endonuclease system specificity protein McrC, protein MTLAAANLITDAHEGIGRIGRIPVRNLWLLMLYASDLFRDLEKAKVAVEDNPDDIPDLVAEMLCRQVERRIQRNLSYGYQSREAVLGRVRGRIDLLNTERHRLLDRGKVACRFNELTIDTARNCFVRAALEEIYKIIGRDALAHRCRSLAASLRHMGVTGERPGRCEVSIDRFGRHDVDDQPMVAAAHLAFNLALPTAIAGAKHLSLPDREITWIRKLYEKGIAGFYDVVLSKKGWRVHAGKTIRWQIESKSPGIDKILPSMRTDIVLDHSDAGRRIVIDTKFNSVVTRGWYREETLRSGYVYQIYAYLRSQEGNGDPLAEKASGLLLHPSVGDMVNEAVLIQNHEIRFATVDLGATAKEIREQLLKVLEASHSS, encoded by the coding sequence GTGACACTTGCCGCAGCCAACTTGATTACAGACGCTCATGAAGGAATTGGCCGGATCGGCCGCATCCCGGTGCGCAACCTTTGGTTGCTCATGCTGTATGCATCGGATCTGTTCAGGGACCTCGAAAAGGCAAAGGTCGCAGTAGAGGATAACCCGGATGACATCCCAGATCTGGTTGCCGAAATGCTCTGCCGTCAAGTTGAGCGCCGCATTCAACGCAACTTGAGTTATGGATACCAATCGCGGGAGGCTGTTCTTGGTCGTGTGCGCGGGCGCATCGACCTGCTAAACACTGAAAGGCACCGATTACTGGATCGAGGGAAGGTTGCTTGCCGGTTCAACGAATTGACTATTGATACTGCCAGAAACTGCTTTGTCCGAGCAGCTCTGGAGGAAATTTACAAAATAATTGGCCGTGATGCACTGGCTCATCGATGCAGGTCGTTGGCCGCAAGCTTGAGGCATATGGGCGTAACCGGGGAGCGCCCAGGCCGTTGCGAGGTCTCCATCGACCGCTTCGGCAGACACGATGTAGATGACCAGCCAATGGTTGCTGCCGCCCATCTGGCTTTCAATCTTGCCTTGCCTACTGCAATCGCAGGCGCAAAGCATTTATCGCTACCGGATAGAGAAATCACCTGGATTCGGAAGCTTTACGAAAAAGGGATCGCTGGGTTCTACGATGTCGTACTTTCTAAAAAAGGATGGCGCGTCCATGCCGGCAAAACGATTCGCTGGCAGATTGAAAGCAAAAGTCCAGGCATAGACAAGATCCTCCCGTCTATGCGCACCGACATCGTCCTCGACCACTCGGACGCGGGACGCCGTATTGTTATCGACACCAAGTTCAACTCAGTAGTGACACGTGGCTGGTATCGGGAAGAAACACTGCGAAGTGGATATGTCTATCAGATTTATGCTTACTTGCGGTCCCAGGAAGGCAACGGCGACCCTCTCGCGGAGAAAGCCTCGGGACTGCTCCTTCACCCCTCGGTGGGCGATATGGTTAACGAGGCCGTTTTGATCCAGAACCATGAGATTCGGTTTGCTACAGTTGATCTTGGAGCGACCGCAAAAGAAATCCGAGAGCAGCTCTTGAAGGTTCTGGAAGCGTCCCATTCAAGCTGA
- a CDS encoding AAA family ATPase, whose product MNSKPKGAGARACWFVGATYDGTEDQTPRFLQEGIWENGYQDKYLDVVKSIQVGDRIAIKSSYTRKHDLPFDNRGQTVSVMAIKAIGTVKQNLGDGRILNVVWKPFDPPREWYFFTNRSTVWRVLPGDWTTDALIGFTFEEKAQDINRFRNAPYWRERFGDTSVDKRRFNWTRFYEAVADKLLTFRYRRDELISGIHAIASKVDGLSNLQDQFADGSSGPLKDICPFTAMGIFNRGITDANRKAIASELASLLGVSEPVPDSFEGIPILNNQKSWFFGFDNKRQPDDIDTLWEAFAQAIAFAELDDAEARSAFSTAYDKATQRYGVGWNLTMGLYWIRPWNFPTLDGQSQRYISKKLNNQIGMNGPKGRCNASDYLAVLDTLEARFQEDAYPVHSFPELSLAAWLFKDSGTSAHPYATDLDIESFETDDGVISPDGIDADLKSLLPKFDDLMIPFLKLIRDEKEYLANEVYQKMKSEMGLGKYDVVTLESTGQPLFDNRAAWAKSYLKKAELVDFPRRGFVQITERGLALLSLPQAELEKYRRFTDFFSASPFVADETQPIEPYSIDDIMGDGCFMAREKLEKILERLRTKKNLILQGPTGTGKTWLAKRLAFALMGQRDDSKVRAVQFHPNLSYEDFVRGWRPVGDGKLTLVDGPFVEMMKAAAKDPTSRHVVVIEEINRGNPAQIFGEMLTLLEVDKRTPNEALELSYKRSDGERVFIPDNLYVIGTMNIADRSLALVDLALRRRFAFIDLEPTLGKPWHDWVQSQCGIDSDILVEIQKRLIALNSEISADTGLGPQFQVGHSYVTPPFGIPISDAREWFRQVVDTEIGPLLDEYWRDALEKSQKARERLLEEF is encoded by the coding sequence ATGAATTCTAAACCTAAAGGAGCCGGAGCCCGAGCCTGCTGGTTTGTCGGGGCCACATATGATGGAACCGAGGATCAAACACCCCGTTTTCTGCAGGAAGGCATTTGGGAGAATGGTTATCAGGACAAATACCTCGACGTAGTAAAGTCCATCCAGGTTGGGGACCGTATTGCAATCAAATCGTCCTATACACGGAAACACGATCTGCCCTTTGATAATCGAGGTCAAACTGTTTCAGTCATGGCGATCAAAGCCATTGGAACGGTAAAACAGAACCTCGGAGATGGCCGTATATTGAATGTTGTTTGGAAACCCTTCGATCCTCCGCGTGAGTGGTACTTCTTTACCAATCGAAGCACGGTCTGGCGGGTCTTGCCTGGTGACTGGACCACAGACGCTTTGATTGGATTTACCTTCGAAGAAAAGGCGCAGGACATCAACCGTTTCCGCAACGCTCCTTACTGGCGAGAGCGTTTCGGCGATACCTCCGTCGACAAACGCCGCTTCAATTGGACCCGCTTTTATGAGGCGGTAGCCGACAAACTCCTTACATTTCGGTACCGGCGAGATGAGCTGATTTCCGGAATCCACGCTATCGCCTCCAAAGTTGATGGCCTCTCCAACCTGCAGGATCAATTTGCAGATGGTTCATCTGGCCCTCTGAAGGACATCTGCCCATTTACGGCCATGGGCATATTCAACCGGGGGATCACCGATGCCAATCGCAAAGCTATTGCGAGCGAACTGGCCAGTCTACTTGGAGTGTCCGAGCCTGTCCCAGACTCCTTTGAGGGGATTCCGATTCTCAACAATCAGAAGTCATGGTTTTTCGGATTCGACAACAAACGCCAACCAGATGACATTGACACTCTATGGGAAGCCTTCGCCCAGGCAATTGCTTTCGCGGAATTGGATGACGCGGAGGCTCGGTCGGCATTTTCCACTGCCTACGACAAAGCGACCCAGCGCTATGGTGTGGGATGGAACCTTACAATGGGGCTTTATTGGATTCGCCCCTGGAATTTCCCGACGCTTGACGGTCAGTCCCAGCGTTACATCAGCAAGAAACTCAATAATCAGATTGGAATGAACGGCCCCAAAGGGCGCTGTAATGCCAGTGATTATCTGGCTGTGCTGGATACCCTCGAAGCCCGCTTCCAAGAGGATGCGTATCCAGTCCACTCCTTTCCGGAGCTGTCACTTGCCGCCTGGCTTTTTAAGGACAGCGGGACATCTGCCCACCCATACGCGACTGACCTGGATATTGAGTCGTTTGAAACCGATGATGGAGTAATTTCGCCAGACGGAATAGATGCTGATCTAAAGAGCCTGCTGCCTAAGTTTGATGATTTGATGATCCCATTTTTAAAACTCATAAGAGACGAGAAGGAGTATCTCGCAAATGAGGTGTACCAAAAAATGAAGTCAGAAATGGGACTCGGAAAGTATGATGTCGTAACTCTTGAGTCGACAGGGCAGCCTTTGTTCGACAACCGTGCAGCTTGGGCAAAGTCTTACCTGAAAAAGGCTGAACTGGTCGATTTCCCTAGAAGAGGATTTGTCCAAATTACTGAAAGGGGTTTGGCTTTATTAAGCTTGCCTCAAGCTGAGTTAGAGAAATATAGGCGCTTTACAGATTTCTTTTCTGCTTCACCTTTTGTTGCTGATGAAACTCAGCCGATTGAGCCGTATTCGATAGACGATATTATGGGCGATGGATGTTTCATGGCACGGGAAAAACTAGAAAAGATTCTCGAACGCCTTCGGACCAAGAAAAACCTTATCCTTCAGGGTCCTACGGGAACAGGAAAGACCTGGTTGGCAAAGCGATTGGCTTTCGCTTTGATGGGGCAGCGCGACGACAGCAAAGTCCGAGCGGTCCAGTTTCACCCGAACCTTTCTTACGAGGATTTTGTACGGGGCTGGCGGCCGGTGGGAGACGGCAAGCTCACGCTGGTGGATGGGCCTTTTGTCGAGATGATGAAGGCAGCCGCAAAAGATCCCACGTCAAGGCACGTCGTCGTCATCGAAGAGATCAATCGCGGGAATCCCGCACAGATTTTTGGGGAAATGCTGACGCTGCTCGAGGTGGACAAGAGAACGCCGAATGAAGCCTTGGAGCTTTCCTATAAACGGTCGGATGGTGAGCGCGTTTTCATCCCGGACAACCTTTACGTCATCGGCACGATGAATATTGCCGACCGCTCCCTCGCACTGGTCGACCTGGCGCTGCGCCGCCGTTTTGCCTTCATCGATTTGGAGCCCACGCTCGGCAAGCCCTGGCACGACTGGGTTCAATCCCAGTGCGGTATTGATTCAGACATCCTTGTCGAAATCCAAAAGCGTCTCATTGCTCTGAACAGCGAAATTTCAGCCGACACTGGTCTCGGACCTCAGTTCCAAGTGGGACACAGCTATGTCACGCCTCCGTTTGGTATTCCGATCAGTGATGCCCGTGAATGGTTCCGCCAGGTTGTTGATACCGAGATCGGCCCGCTACTCGATGAATACTGGCGCGATGCGCTCGAGAAGTCCCAGAAGGCGAGAGAACGCCTACTCGAAGAATTCTGA